ACCTACGGATATACAAAAAAAGGCGATTCCTATAATTCTCAATCAGAAGGATGATGTGGTTGTTTTGGCAAAAACTGGAACTGGTAAAACAGCGGCTTTTGGCTTGCCATTACTACAGTTAATAGATACGAAAAACGACACGGTTCAAGCATTAATATTAGCCCCAACACGCGAATTAGGGCAACAAATTTTTGCGAATTTAGAATCCTTTGCGGCAAACAGTCCAGATATTTCTATGGCTTCCGTTTTTGGTGGTATTCCTATAAAACCACAAATAGAACGTTTACAAACACCAACACATATTGTGGTGGCAACACCCGGTCGTTTGGTTGATTTAATCAAACGTGGTGCTATTTCCATTAAAAACGTTTCCTATTTGGTGTTAGACGAAGCGGATGAAATGGTGAGTGCATTAAAAGACGAAGTAGACACTATTATAAAAGACATTCCAAAAACAAGAAGAACCTTATTGTTTACAGCAACCATGCCAGGAACCATCAAGCAATTGGTTCAAAATTATATGTCCAAAAAAGTGGTGCATATAGAAGCTGATATGGCAACGGTTGGTCATCAAGGAATCGATCATCAATATGTGGTGGTGGAACCCATTGAAAAACTGGAAGTTTTACTACATTTTTTGAATTCAAAAGAAGGCGAACGCGGAATTATATTTTGCAAAACCAAAGCTGCTGTAAATAAACTGGCCAAAAAACTAGCCATTAATAAATTTTCATCTGGGGCTATTCATGGGAGTTTAACCCAGGGAATTCGCGACCGGATTATGGGTCAATTTAGAGAAGGCCATATTGATATTTTAGTGGCAACCGATTTGGCTGCTCGTGGTATTGACGTGAAAGAAGTAGCTTATGTGGTAAATTATCATTTACCAGACACCTATGATGCTTATGTGCATAGAAGTGGACGAACGGCTAGGGCAGGAGCCACAGGACTTTCATTAAGTGTGATACAAAAAGATGAAATAGAAGACATTCCAGAGTTCGAAAATGAATTAGGGATCACTTTTCATGAATTTAAAAAAGCAGACGCCCAAAGTATTGAAGAAAATAACGGATTAATTTGGGCAAAGAAAATTTTTAAAACCAAACCGAATCGGGAGGTATCTGAAGATTTTAAAGCCAAGATCAAAACCATCTTTCATCATCTAACCAAAGAGGAATTGGTCGATAAAATATTGGCAAATTATTTATCGGAATCGGGTGCCGAAAATATGAAAGTAGAAACACCAAAAAAGTCGAAAAAGAAATAGTTATTTGCTTGTATAGCTATTCAAAATATAATTTACAATACACTATTTAACTTATTTTTTCAACTCAAATATTCCATTTTTTGATATTTTAAAACATAGATAATATAACAATGTTTATATAAATGCAAAATCGGCCTACCGAAAATTTATCGTAAAATCTGAAATATAAACACCGTGAAATTTTAGGCTGTTTGAGCAAGAAAAATTTTTGAACCGAGGAATGTTTTTAATGCGAGTTCCTAAAATTTAGGTGTCGAATGATAAATTTAGATATAGATTCGTAAGCCTAGACTTTTTTGTTTCTTTTTTTCTCAATGAAAAAAAGAATAAAAGATTAGGGAAGCTTAATGATAAGTATTTATCTAATTGACAATTAGGGGCTCCAACGTTTCCCAAACGGTATTCGCAACAATCTTATGACCCTCCACATTTGGGTGAATCCCATCATTCTGATTGAGAGAAGCAATACCACCAACATCTTTCAAAATAAAAGGAATAAAGGCAATGTTATTTTGTTCAGCAACATCAATAAAAAGCTGTTTAAATTCCGTGGTATAGTCTTGTCCCATATTGGGCGGTAACTGCATGCCAGCCAAAATAATAGTGGTTTCTGGACTTTGTGCTTTAACCACATCTATAATGGCTTGTAAATTAGATTTCGTTTCGGTCAGAGCCACCCCTCGTAACCCATCATTTGCACCTAATTCTAATAGAAAAATAGAGGGCTTTTGTTTAATTACCCAATCAATTCGGCCTCTTCCACCTGCGGTGGTTTCACCACTTACACCAGAATTAATGACGGTATAATCTAAATTTAAAGAGTCAATACGTTGTTGTAAAACAGCTGTGTATCCATCATTTACATCATCTAAACCGTAACCTGCCGTAATACTATCACCAAAACACAAAATGGTTTTAGTGGTACTTTTAGGTTCTGGTGTGGTTTCGGATTGTTCAACCGTTTGTTGCATTTTAGGCGTGTTTCCAGTTTTAGCGTCACCACAGGAAACCACCAAAAGCGCCAAAATAAAATAACAAAACTTTATGAGTTTATAAGGGCTTGAGGTTGGCAGAACTGAATTCAATTGAGTATTTTGGGCATTGGACATGAGTCGCTATTTTAATTAAAAATTTATATGTCAAAGATATTAAAGATTACTGGTTTAGAAAAGACATATACCAGTGGTAACAAACAATTAACGGTCTTACATGATATCTCTTTTGAAGTTGAAAAAGGACAAACCTTTTCAATCGTTGGACCTTCAGGAAGTGGAAAAACCACTTTGCTTGGCATTTGTGCTGGTTTAGACCAACCAAATGCTGGAACTGTGGAATTATGTGGGCAGGATTTAAGTAGCCTAAATGAAGATGAACGCGCCCAATTACGAAATAAGGAGGTTGGATTTATTTTTCAGAATTTCCAATTACTACCAACACTTACAGCTCTTGAAAACGTGAGCGTACCTTTGGAGTTGCAAGGATCAAAAGAAGCAACTACAAAAAGTATGACTTTATTGGAAAAAGTAGGTTTAGGAGATCGTGTTCATCATTACCCGTCACAATTGTCTGGAGGCGAACAGCAACGTGTCGCTTTGGCGCGCGCTTTTGCAAATTCACCTTCTATTTTGTTTGCTGATGAACCTACGGGGAATTTAGATGACGAAACGGGAGAAAAAGTCATTCAGTTGTTGCTGGATTTAAACAAAGAAAACGGAACGACTTTGGTCATAATTTCGCATGACTTGGAATTAGCCAATCGAACCCAACAAATTCTACGCCTTAAAGGTGGAAAAATAGTAACCAATCAATTGACTACGGCATAGTGAATAACTCCAAATTTAACTCAAAATTACAAGTAGCATGGCTTTTTAAAATGGCTTGGCGCGACGCTAAAGCTAGCAAAGTACGCTTGCTATTATTTATGGCATCCATTATTTTGGGTATTGCTGCCGTTGTGTCCATTCAATTGTTTAGCACCAACTTAAAGGACAATATCCAAAGCCAGTCTAAAACCTTAATGGGAGCCGATTTTATTATCGATTCCAGACAAGTACCTACAGAGCGCGCAAAAACCATTATCGATTCCTTGAAACCAGATGCATCAGAGGTTAATTTTGTCTCTATGATTGCTTTTCCCAAAAATGGCGGTTCCAAATTAGTAAAGGTTCGGGGCATGCAAGGCGATTTCCCTTTTTATGGTAAAATAAAATCAGAACCAGCTACGGCTGCCAGTGTGTATCAAGAATCAGGTGGTGCTTTGGTAGATGCCACCCTGTTATTACAATTCAATATAAAGCCAGGTGATTCTATTAAGATTGGTGAGTTAACACTGCCCATTGCTGGCGCATTAAAATCCATTCCAGGAGGTTCAGCTATTGCCAGTTCGGTTGCACCACCAGTGGTGATTCCGTATCGTTTTGTTGAAGCTACGCAATTACTACAGTTTGGAAGTCGGAAGGAATATCAATATTATTATAAAGCATCAGATACGCTCAATTTAAAACGACTTGAAAATAAATTAGAACCTATTTTAGATTTAGAAAATGCGGACATCAAATCGCATACAAGTAGCACAGAGCGTTTGGGTAGGCGCTATGATAATGTAGGGAAATTTTTGAATTTGGCCGCTTTTATAGCTTTGCTTTTAGGTTGTATAGGAATTGCCAGTTCGGTCCATATTTATATCAAAGAGAAATTAAAAGCCATAGCCATTTTAAAATGTATGGGGGCTTCTAGGCTTCAAAGTTTTTTAATTTTCCTTATTCAAATTGCTGGCATTGGAATTATCGGTGGATTAATTGGCTCTATAATTGGTGCGGCGTTGCAAACCGTTTTCCCCTATCTTTTAAAAGACTTTTTACCCTTCACCTTGGAAATATCCATTTCGGTACAGCCTATTTTAATTGGTGTGTTTTTGGGTTTATTTATGTCGGTATTATTTGCATTATTGCCATTATTGCGTACGTGGTATGTGTCGCCTTTGGATGTACTGCGTGTGGATGAAAATGCATCACAAGAACCACGAAAAATTCGATTTTTAGTATTTGGAGCTATTCTAGTGTTCCTGTTTTTATTTTCACTTTGGTTGATTAAAGATGCACTTTATGCAGCCGGTTTTGTGGTTGCAACCGTTTTTACTTTTACCATGTTAGCCTTGGTAGCATTAGGTTTTATTAAAACCATAAAACAGTTTTTTCCAAAACACTGGAGTTTTACAGCACGCCAAAGCTTACTTAATTTATTCAGACCCAATAATCAAACCGTGGTATTGGTGGTGGCTATTGGTTTGGGTACGTTTTTAATTAGCACCTTATATTTCACGAAGGATATTCTGTTGGCAAAAACAGAAGTCGGACAAGCCTCTGAAAATGCCAATATCATCATTTTAGATGTGCAGCGCGATCAGCGTGAAGCCGTTTCACAAAACATTACGGACAAAAATTTGACAGTACTAAATAATTTAGCGTTGGTAACTATGCGCATGCATAGTATTAAGGGCCGGTTGGTAAATGACATTCGTCAAGACAGTACGCGGCAAATGCGAGGTTGGATTTTAAACCATGAATTTAGAACCACCTATCGCGATTCCCTAATAGCATCAGAAGAATTGTTGGAAGGCGAGTGGACACCACAATTAAAACCGGGTGACCCTATAGTCATGTCCATTTCTGATAATCTGGCATCCGATGCCAAACTGTCTGTTGGTGATGCCGTTGTATTCAACGTTCAAGGTGTTTTAATGGAAACAACCGTAGGCAGTATCCGAAAAGTCGATTGGTCTCAAATGCAACTCAATTTTTCCATCGTATTTCCGGCAGGTGTTTTAGAACAAGCGCCACAATTTAATGTATTCACAACCAATGTGCCAGACGAAACGAGTTCCGCAGCACTACAACAGGATTTAGTGGCTAAATTCCCGAATGTATCCATAATTGATTTACGCCAGATTTATACCGTTATAGAAGATATTTTAGATAAAGTTTCATGGATTATTAACTTCATGGCATTTTTCAGTATTCTTACGGGAATCATTGTATTGATTGGCTCCGTTAGAACCAGTAAATACCAACGTATTAAGGAAAGTGTCTTACTCCGAACGCTTGGCGCTAAAAACAAACAAATTCTGCAAATCACGGCTTTCGAATATGTCTTTTTAGGACTTTTAGGAAGTTTGGTAGGAATTATTTTGGCACTAGTCAGCAGTTTGTGTTTAGCCATTTTTGTTTTTAAAGAACCCTTTGTGCCATCAATAATTCCGTTTTTGGTGTTT
Above is a window of Bizionia sp. M204 DNA encoding:
- a CDS encoding DEAD/DEAH box helicase, with the protein product MLKQFSDLGLNIQLQKSLLALKISEPTDIQKKAIPIILNQKDDVVVLAKTGTGKTAAFGLPLLQLIDTKNDTVQALILAPTRELGQQIFANLESFAANSPDISMASVFGGIPIKPQIERLQTPTHIVVATPGRLVDLIKRGAISIKNVSYLVLDEADEMVSALKDEVDTIIKDIPKTRRTLLFTATMPGTIKQLVQNYMSKKVVHIEADMATVGHQGIDHQYVVVEPIEKLEVLLHFLNSKEGERGIIFCKTKAAVNKLAKKLAINKFSSGAIHGSLTQGIRDRIMGQFREGHIDILVATDLAARGIDVKEVAYVVNYHLPDTYDAYVHRSGRTARAGATGLSLSVIQKDEIEDIPEFENELGITFHEFKKADAQSIEENNGLIWAKKIFKTKPNREVSEDFKAKIKTIFHHLTKEELVDKILANYLSESGAENMKVETPKKSKKK
- a CDS encoding arylesterase, producing the protein MSNAQNTQLNSVLPTSSPYKLIKFCYFILALLVVSCGDAKTGNTPKMQQTVEQSETTPEPKSTTKTILCFGDSITAGYGLDDVNDGYTAVLQQRIDSLNLDYTVINSGVSGETTAGGRGRIDWVIKQKPSIFLLELGANDGLRGVALTETKSNLQAIIDVVKAQSPETTIILAGMQLPPNMGQDYTTEFKQLFIDVAEQNNIAFIPFILKDVGGIASLNQNDGIHPNVEGHKIVANTVWETLEPLIVN
- a CDS encoding ABC transporter ATP-binding protein; the protein is MSKILKITGLEKTYTSGNKQLTVLHDISFEVEKGQTFSIVGPSGSGKTTLLGICAGLDQPNAGTVELCGQDLSSLNEDERAQLRNKEVGFIFQNFQLLPTLTALENVSVPLELQGSKEATTKSMTLLEKVGLGDRVHHYPSQLSGGEQQRVALARAFANSPSILFADEPTGNLDDETGEKVIQLLLDLNKENGTTLVIISHDLELANRTQQILRLKGGKIVTNQLTTA
- a CDS encoding ABC transporter permease, coding for MAWRDAKASKVRLLLFMASIILGIAAVVSIQLFSTNLKDNIQSQSKTLMGADFIIDSRQVPTERAKTIIDSLKPDASEVNFVSMIAFPKNGGSKLVKVRGMQGDFPFYGKIKSEPATAASVYQESGGALVDATLLLQFNIKPGDSIKIGELTLPIAGALKSIPGGSAIASSVAPPVVIPYRFVEATQLLQFGSRKEYQYYYKASDTLNLKRLENKLEPILDLENADIKSHTSSTERLGRRYDNVGKFLNLAAFIALLLGCIGIASSVHIYIKEKLKAIAILKCMGASRLQSFLIFLIQIAGIGIIGGLIGSIIGAALQTVFPYLLKDFLPFTLEISISVQPILIGVFLGLFMSVLFALLPLLRTWYVSPLDVLRVDENASQEPRKIRFLVFGAILVFLFLFSLWLIKDALYAAGFVVATVFTFTMLALVALGFIKTIKQFFPKHWSFTARQSLLNLFRPNNQTVVLVVAIGLGTFLISTLYFTKDILLAKTEVGQASENANIIILDVQRDQREAVSQNITDKNLTVLNNLALVTMRMHSIKGRLVNDIRQDSTRQMRGWILNHEFRTTYRDSLIASEELLEGEWTPQLKPGDPIVMSISDNLASDAKLSVGDAVVFNVQGVLMETTVGSIRKVDWSQMQLNFSIVFPAGVLEQAPQFNVFTTNVPDETSSAALQQDLVAKFPNVSIIDLRQIYTVIEDILDKVSWIINFMAFFSILTGIIVLIGSVRTSKYQRIKESVLLRTLGAKNKQILQITAFEYVFLGLLGSLVGIILALVSSLCLAIFVFKEPFVPSIIPFLVFLPGITLLVLGIGLSNIQTVLRSSPLEVLRREG